A region of Tepidisphaeraceae bacterium DNA encodes the following proteins:
- a CDS encoding prepilin-type N-terminal cleavage/methylation domain-containing protein, which produces MEPKHHRYSAFTLVELLVVIGIIALLISILLPALKKAQQSAQSVACASNMRQVGMAMIMYSSEHKSRFPSARWNAGADSDVPLSSYFEKISRYMGIPDGEVGEAPKLRAKGAQICPSMEPLMLRANSYGLNRHIDKRLYKQSRNLWDYKVSIRRPTSEVILVAEMNFNSDFSTPSPIPSYPPPNLNEGPVEFRHMKGANYLWVDGHVEWVRDRIPANSLSWVWF; this is translated from the coding sequence GGAACCGAAGCATCATCGTTACAGCGCGTTCACGCTGGTCGAACTGCTGGTGGTCATCGGCATCATCGCGCTGCTGATCTCGATCCTGCTGCCCGCGCTAAAGAAGGCTCAGCAGTCGGCGCAATCCGTCGCCTGCGCCAGCAACATGCGGCAAGTCGGCATGGCGATGATCATGTACTCCAGCGAGCACAAAAGCCGCTTCCCCAGCGCACGCTGGAATGCGGGTGCTGATTCTGACGTCCCGCTCAGCAGTTACTTCGAAAAGATCTCCCGGTACATGGGCATTCCCGACGGCGAGGTTGGTGAGGCGCCGAAGCTGCGGGCCAAAGGCGCGCAGATATGCCCCTCGATGGAACCGCTCATGCTGCGCGCGAATTCCTACGGCTTGAACAGGCACATCGATAAGCGCCTGTACAAGCAGTCCCGAAACCTGTGGGACTACAAGGTCAGCATTCGGCGGCCGACGTCGGAGGTCATCCTTGTGGCTGAGATGAACTTCAACTCGGACTTCAGCACGCCGTCACCCATCCCCTCCTATCCTCCACCAAACCTCAACGAGGGACCGGTCGAGTTTCGCCACATGAAGGGCGCAAACTACCTCTGGGTCGATGGCCACGTCGAGTGGGTCCGCGATCGCATCCCCGCCAAC